The Ignavibacteriota bacterium genome contains a region encoding:
- a CDS encoding DUF1320 family protein — protein sequence MAYASRTRIIETLIPAGDMSLLLDDEVADNNTVTSARFDAICQAVDNELNAMLRGLYAVPFSEVPDLLGRIADAKVAYMMYGRRPTPKPDNITDANAWAEKRLADVLARRVQLTETASSPVRTPPPVASKKDTDRIFTQDMLDSMP from the coding sequence ATGGCCTACGCATCGCGCACCCGCATTATCGAGACACTTATCCCTGCCGGGGATATGTCGCTGCTCCTGGACGACGAGGTGGCTGACAACAACACCGTGACCTCTGCTCGGTTCGACGCGATCTGCCAGGCGGTAGACAACGAGCTCAACGCCATGCTGCGCGGCCTGTACGCAGTGCCGTTTTCAGAGGTGCCGGATCTGCTGGGGCGTATCGCTGACGCCAAGGTCGCTTATATGATGTACGGCCGTCGCCCTACACCAAAACCCGACAACATCACGGACGCCAACGCTTGGGCCGAAAAGCGGCTGGCTGACGTGCTCGCCCGCCGCGTACAGCTCACCGAAACGGCGTCGTCGCCCGTGCGTACACCGCCCCCCGTCGCATCCAAAAAGGATACGGACAGGATTTTCACCCAGGACATGTTGGACTCGATGCCGTGA
- a CDS encoding minor capsid protein: MPPAADLLQVAFRLPPEKAVEFLRAKGYAVGYDWRDVWQESQARAFTVAKAMNLDVLEGIRQMVDRAVSDGISLDKFQRSLEPFLKLAGWWGRSWPRNDQGQLVDEHGVPFPTDASGAQITPADKRPPLLGAPHRLRTIYRMNMQSALNAGRYRRMVEVAEQRPYWQYNNPGDERTTTICAGINGRVYRYDDPIWSVMYPPNHWNCRSRVSSLSARELKRDNLEVSTSEGALGESEVLVSERTGELRTVATLKIGDEVYSTGPGFSYNPGSVDWQPDLRGKDSRLAAAFVTDVANSVVFNRLLEGKGSGNVTAAIMSKALQKAIGVQTNSVLLSSETVAEQAVKHPEMTPDDYRALPVIIGDPDVVIRERADTLIFTRSGEVWYHAVARGTKDGSAVYLRSFRKTDAQDVARVRKRGTVVFERQEE; this comes from the coding sequence ATGCCGCCGGCCGCCGATCTGTTACAGGTCGCATTTCGTCTTCCACCGGAAAAGGCGGTGGAGTTTTTGCGCGCGAAGGGCTATGCCGTCGGATACGACTGGCGTGACGTGTGGCAGGAGTCTCAGGCTCGCGCATTCACTGTCGCGAAGGCAATGAACCTCGACGTGCTCGAAGGCATACGACAGATGGTTGACCGTGCTGTGTCAGACGGGATTTCGCTCGATAAATTCCAGCGATCGCTTGAACCGTTTTTAAAACTTGCCGGATGGTGGGGCAGATCCTGGCCGCGTAATGATCAGGGGCAACTCGTCGACGAGCACGGCGTGCCGTTCCCCACTGACGCGAGCGGCGCTCAGATTACGCCGGCAGACAAACGGCCGCCGCTCCTTGGTGCACCGCATCGGCTGCGCACAATCTATCGCATGAACATGCAGTCGGCGCTGAATGCAGGCCGCTATCGGCGCATGGTAGAAGTTGCGGAGCAGCGGCCGTACTGGCAGTACAACAACCCGGGCGACGAACGCACCACCACGATCTGCGCCGGAATCAACGGCCGTGTGTACCGCTACGACGATCCGATCTGGTCGGTGATGTACCCGCCGAACCACTGGAATTGCCGATCGCGCGTCTCGTCCCTCAGCGCGCGTGAACTTAAACGAGACAACCTCGAGGTCTCCACGAGCGAGGGCGCCCTGGGCGAATCCGAAGTACTTGTGAGTGAGCGCACTGGCGAGCTGCGCACGGTGGCGACTCTCAAGATCGGGGACGAGGTGTACAGCACCGGGCCGGGATTCAGTTACAATCCTGGCAGTGTCGACTGGCAGCCGGATCTGCGCGGGAAGGATAGCCGTTTGGCCGCTGCATTTGTCACTGACGTGGCAAACAGTGTGGTGTTTAACCGCCTTCTTGAAGGTAAGGGCAGTGGTAATGTAACCGCCGCGATCATGTCCAAAGCGTTGCAAAAGGCGATCGGCGTTCAAACGAACAGCGTGCTGCTCTCGTCTGAAACAGTGGCCGAACAGGCGGTGAAGCATCCAGAAATGACGCCGGACGACTACCGTGCTTTGCCGGTAATCATCGGCGATCCCGACGTCGTGATTCGTGAACGCGCAGATACGCTCATCTTCACACGGTCAGGGGAAGTGTGGTACCATGCCGTCGCGCGTGGCACAAAGGACGGAAGCGCCGTCTATCTGCGCTCGTTCAGAAAAACCGACGCACAGGATGTCGCGCGTGTGCGGAAACGAGGTACGGTGGTATTCGAGCGGCAAGAGGAATGA
- a CDS encoding major capsid protein, whose protein sequence is MISQYTPRFLTTAINEIKPPKRRLLDRLFPVRRESMAEYADIEIVTGRRNLARFVARGREAAVREKGGRKIVTFRIPSIREKMPFRAADVFKAVARGASPFVSSTAELKASLDKEVLFQLQEFRFSFDRTKEWLAAQAAKGSFTITLDDGDLTVDYGVPAANKPVLAGAAKWNSGSADLDILQQIRSWKRLISQGSGYTATDVTLGSNAADAFLADERVRKLLDANNLRVGTLDLTGDAEYIGTFAGLRFWTHEEQYTDASGNAQDYVPANVAIVSSNAPNAFWHGPVDDLEANFGTFEFFSKQFELKDPSTVMLLVATAPLPVIHHSSSLVYATVL, encoded by the coding sequence ATGATCTCCCAGTACACCCCGCGGTTCTTGACGACCGCGATCAATGAAATCAAGCCGCCGAAGCGACGGCTCTTGGACCGCCTGTTCCCGGTGCGCCGGGAGTCCATGGCGGAATACGCCGATATCGAGATCGTCACAGGGCGCCGTAACCTGGCGCGATTCGTGGCACGCGGCCGCGAAGCGGCGGTGCGCGAGAAGGGCGGCCGGAAAATCGTGACGTTCCGCATCCCGTCGATTCGCGAGAAGATGCCGTTTCGCGCCGCCGACGTGTTCAAGGCAGTGGCGCGCGGCGCTTCGCCGTTCGTGTCCTCCACCGCGGAGCTGAAGGCATCGTTGGACAAGGAGGTTCTGTTCCAGCTCCAGGAGTTCCGTTTCTCGTTCGACCGCACCAAGGAGTGGCTTGCGGCTCAGGCCGCAAAGGGTTCGTTCACGATCACGCTTGACGACGGCGATCTCACGGTCGATTACGGCGTGCCCGCAGCGAACAAGCCTGTGCTCGCCGGCGCGGCAAAGTGGAACTCGGGATCCGCGGACCTCGACATCCTTCAGCAGATCCGCTCCTGGAAACGCCTCATCAGCCAGGGCTCGGGCTACACCGCAACCGATGTCACGCTCGGCAGCAACGCGGCCGACGCATTCCTCGCCGACGAGCGCGTGCGCAAGCTGCTCGACGCGAACAACCTGCGCGTCGGCACGCTGGATCTCACCGGCGATGCCGAGTACATCGGCACCTTCGCAGGGCTGCGCTTCTGGACGCACGAGGAACAGTACACCGACGCCAGCGGCAACGCCCAGGACTACGTCCCTGCAAACGTCGCTATCGTCAGCTCGAACGCCCCGAACGCGTTCTGGCACGGCCCGGTCGACGACCTCGAGGCGAATTTCGGCACGTTCGAATTCTTCTCGAAGCAGTTCGAGCTGAAGGACCCGTCGACGGTCATGCTGCTCGTCGCCACCGCGCCGCTGCCCGTCATCCACCACAGCAGTTCGCTCGTCTACGCAACGGTGCTCTGA
- a CDS encoding DUF935 family protein encodes MSNVKLWLDDHHFVEVPPARPSEDEIVTMAAVRDMSSGMAYLPNPDEILRKAGRKIDVYRTLYYDAMVRACTQQLSSAVKALEWDLDRGRSKNRYKRECVEWLRDFDFQSFIDGYVEAWNHGYQPFEIPWQQTVRGNLIMPKVALAKPQEWFAYDPNTWWKYFTKDNRDGIPIDPATKNFLFAAIDASYDNPYGIGALSGAFWPVTFKRGGIKFWLLFVEKFGVPHVMIKVPASATDTERSQALSAGQRMIQDAVLVLTDTQSYETMEVDIKGGGEAHRSFLSFLNDEISLSIIHQTMTSDVSDNGGGYASSKTGESILNSAAFALARQIEKGMNTILRWIAEVNWNTQESPSLMLYERRDVDKDLAERDDKLSTALDKSGLRLTRSYFTSAYYLDDEQIEEKPAGATPATPATFAEPGTFPDQAAVDAMLDTFADADLQQQIAPAVQPVIDFVKRARSYREVEDGLASVYSDMDTERLQQTIAMMYFLAEMQGRQDA; translated from the coding sequence ATGAGTAATGTCAAGCTGTGGCTCGACGACCACCACTTTGTGGAGGTCCCGCCGGCGCGCCCGTCGGAAGATGAGATCGTGACGATGGCAGCCGTGCGCGACATGTCGTCGGGCATGGCGTACCTGCCAAATCCCGACGAAATTCTACGCAAGGCAGGGCGGAAGATCGATGTGTACCGCACCCTGTATTACGATGCCATGGTACGCGCCTGTACGCAGCAGTTGTCGTCGGCGGTAAAGGCGCTGGAATGGGACCTCGACCGCGGGCGCTCAAAGAACCGTTACAAGCGGGAGTGCGTCGAGTGGCTGCGCGACTTTGACTTTCAGTCGTTCATCGACGGATACGTTGAGGCCTGGAATCACGGCTATCAGCCGTTCGAGATTCCCTGGCAGCAGACCGTGCGTGGCAACCTGATCATGCCCAAGGTCGCGCTTGCCAAACCCCAGGAGTGGTTCGCGTACGATCCAAACACATGGTGGAAGTACTTCACGAAGGACAACCGCGACGGCATACCCATCGATCCGGCGACGAAAAACTTTCTATTTGCAGCCATCGATGCCTCGTACGACAATCCGTACGGGATCGGCGCCCTGTCCGGCGCATTCTGGCCTGTCACATTCAAGCGCGGTGGTATCAAGTTTTGGTTACTATTCGTGGAGAAATTCGGCGTCCCGCATGTGATGATCAAGGTGCCGGCATCCGCCACAGACACCGAGCGGTCGCAGGCGCTCAGCGCCGGGCAGCGCATGATCCAGGATGCAGTACTCGTCCTCACCGACACGCAGTCGTACGAGACAATGGAGGTGGACATCAAGGGCGGCGGCGAGGCGCACCGCTCGTTCCTCTCATTCCTCAACGACGAGATCTCGCTCTCGATCATTCATCAGACGATGACGTCCGATGTTTCGGACAATGGGGGAGGGTATGCGTCGAGCAAGACCGGCGAGAGCATCCTCAACAGCGCAGCATTCGCACTGGCGCGTCAGATTGAGAAGGGGATGAATACGATACTGCGATGGATCGCTGAGGTGAACTGGAACACGCAGGAGTCACCATCGCTCATGCTGTACGAACGCCGCGATGTGGACAAGGACCTGGCCGAGCGCGACGATAAACTTTCGACCGCGCTGGATAAATCTGGTCTGCGCTTGACGCGGTCGTATTTCACCAGCGCATATTACCTCGACGACGAGCAGATTGAGGAGAAGCCGGCGGGCGCCACACCTGCAACGCCCGCCACGTTTGCGGAGCCGGGCACGTTCCCGGATCAGGCCGCGGTGGACGCAATGCTGGACACGTTTGCCGACGCAGATCTCCAGCAGCAAATCGCACCAGCGGTGCAGCCCGTCATCGATTTTGTGAAACGTGCCCGGTCGTACCGTGAGGTCGAGGACGGCCTCGCTTCTGTCTATTCCGACATGGATACCGAGCGCCTGCAGCAGACGATCGCAATGATGTACTTCCTCGCGGAGATGCAGGGGAGGCAGGATGCGTAA
- a CDS encoding head decoration protein, producing MSKSLGLTESTLAGSNLLGGDHPTVTLPITLVSGQNLTAGTVLGRITATGKFTAYDNTAVDGSGTAVCILGEDCDASGGDEKTFAYWHGEFLESALTGWDANAALDLEKAIWAK from the coding sequence ATGAGCAAATCGCTCGGACTCACGGAATCGACGCTCGCCGGCAGCAATCTGCTGGGCGGCGATCACCCCACGGTCACCCTGCCCATCACCCTTGTGAGCGGCCAGAATTTGACCGCCGGCACAGTGCTCGGGCGCATCACTGCGACCGGGAAGTTTACCGCCTACGACAACACCGCCGTCGACGGCAGCGGCACCGCCGTATGCATCCTCGGTGAGGACTGCGACGCGTCGGGTGGCGACGAGAAGACGTTCGCCTATTGGCACGGCGAGTTTCTCGAGTCGGCGCTGACCGGCTGGGACGCCAACGCCGCACTCGATCTCGAGAAGGCGATCTGGGCCAAATAG